From the Lathyrus oleraceus cultivar Zhongwan6 chromosome 4, CAAS_Psat_ZW6_1.0, whole genome shotgun sequence genome, one window contains:
- the LOC127136454 gene encoding uncharacterized protein LOC127136454, with protein MTGATGRLRPRREDSGSSTEDATIARLPVGDGSARDGTEHASSSGQVDFSWVADEPLEEESDFCDEAVIAYAMVETISREDPPNWYCCAPKEEDRICHHFPGKQFTMYEFAFREAGIRLPFNSFQMSVFKWLRLAPSQLHPNALAFMRAFELVCQFLGIGCTRALFFHVFHLQRSGSRGRHSWVSFKQPVRLFKTYEDSVRHFKNRWYVVMPITRAALHSLYYYQRTPNGEETLMSKIPLRWQRDHFDLSTAHYRVKYAMLGEEDRLAYKKLVDYVQSFSLGFWANRQGVPYLDEAGELITEARYINTKALLECDTEEEALALLSAMPNARDRVLKLANQVGAPDRVPKKKKKTVARPLETAGDAGASPSQAASVIPSSPPRSNPINIPDSSPSPAASPLHKRKRPAGALTRSSPGSSHGPGSYLLPPCYVERSFFKAEESIAVPAPEAKAILDQDVAARRKDLARDIAAVIRVMETAMVLSDTSVSTASLEDALLQVRTEKERLSKDLSDYKEEHQLQEGLSQKLEEVEKERDQLKAAKASLEEQVVDHQKLTEDNACLRAQVESLEGKVRPLADETEEERALGSRGELLGHIRTLNQDLVACFKEGFDNAVEQLGLLNPELVTVGSAYNCCVRDGEIICPFEAEEELGGEEEEEDEEVLRAES; from the exons ATGACAG GTGCTACCGGGCGCTTACGACCGAGGAGGGAAGATTCTGGGTCCTCCACCGAAGACGCGACAATCGCTCGTCTCCCTGTCGGGGATGGGAGTGCCCGAGATGGTACCGAACACGCCTCCTCTTCCGGGCAGGTCGACTTCTCATGGGTTGCGGACGAGCCCTTGGAGGAGGAATCAGACTTCTGTGACGAGGCCGTCATTGCTTACGCTATGGTCGAGACCATAAGCCGGGAGGATCCACCAAACTGGTATTGCTGCGCCCCCAAGGAAGAGGACCGCATTTGCCATCATTTCCCGGGGAAGCAGTTCACCATGTATGAATTTGCTTTCCGTGAGGCGGGGATTAGACTGCCCTTCAACTCCTTCCAGATGTCGGTCTTCAAGTGGCTCCGGCTGGCGCCGTCCCAACTACATCCTAATGCTCTCGCATTTATGCGGGCATTCGAGTTAGTTTGCCAGTTCCTCGGCATTGGTTGCACCCGGGCTCTCTTCTTCCACGTTTTCCATCTCCAGAGGTCCGGTTCCCGTGGTCGCCACAGTTGGGTTTCTTTCAAGCAGCCCGTGCGTCTGTTCAAGACGTACGAGGATTCTGTTCGCCATTTCAAAAACCGGTGGTACGTGGTGATGCCGATTACCCGGGCTGCCCTTCACTCTCTATACTACTATCAGCGGACACCCAATGGGGAGGAGACGCTGATGTCGAAGATACCGCTGAGGTGGCAGCGTGATCATTTCGATCTCTCCACGGCGCATTACCGAGTCAAGTATGCGATGCTCGGCGAGGAGGATAGGCTCGCGTACAAGAAGCTGGTCGATTACGTGCAGAGCTTCAGCTTGGGGTTCTGGGCGAATCGACAGGGCGTGCCCTACCTGGATGAGGCCGGGGAACTAATCACCGAGGCGCGTTATATCAATACGAAGGCTCTGCTCGAGTGTGATACCGAGGAGGAAGCTCTGGCGTTATTGA GTGCCATGCCCAATGCTCGTGATCGGGTGCTGAAGCTAGCGAATCAGGTCGGCGCTCCTGACCGGGtgcccaagaagaagaagaaaactgtGGCCCGTCCCTTGGAGACTGCTGGCGATGCCGGGGCTAGTCCCTCGCAGGCGGCGAGCGTGATTCCTTCCTCTCCTCCTCGATCTAACCCGATCAACATTCCTGATAGCAGTCCGTCGCCAGCGGCTTCTCCCCTCCATAAACGGAAGCGTCCGGCTGGGGCCCTTACCAGGTCGTCTCCAGGAAGTTCGCATGGACCGGGCAGCTATCTTCTACCTCCCTGCTATGTGGAACGGTCGTTCTTCAAGGCCGAGGAGTCGATTGCTGTGCCTGCGCCTGAGGCCAAGGCTATTCTGGACCAGGATGTTGCTGCCCGGAGGAAAGATCTGGCCAGGGATATTGCTGCTGTCATCCGGGTGATGGAGACGGCCATGGTTTTGTCCGACACTTCGGTCTCCACCGCCTCGCTGGAGGATGCCCTTTTGCAGGTTCGGACGGAGAAGGAAAGACTATCTAAAGATCTGTCGGACTACAAAGAAGAGCATCAGCTGCAGGAAGGGCTGAGCCAGAAGCTGGAGGAGGTGGAAAAGGAGAGGGACCAGTTGAAGGCTGCTAAGGCGAGCTTGGAAGAGCAGGTGGTCGACCATCAGAAGCTGACCGAGGACAACGCTTGCCTACGGGCTCAGGTTGAGTCTCTCGAGGGAAAGGTCCGTCCTCTGGCAGATGAGACCGAGGAGGAACGCGCCCTTGGTTCGCGCGGTGAGCTGCTAGGGCATATTCGGACTCTCAACCAAGATCTCGTGGCCTGCTTCAAAGAGGGTTTCGACAATGCTGTCGAGCAGCTCGGGCTTCTGAACCCTGAGTTGGTGACAGTAGGGTCGGCCTATAACTGCTGCGTCCGGGACGGTGAGATTATCTGCCCGTTTGAAGCGGAGGAGGAGCtggggggagaagaagaagaagaggatgaagaggtgCTCCGAGCGGAGTCTTAG
- the LOC127136455 gene encoding uncharacterized protein LOC127136455, translating to MAGEQHSDHSRPLVNYNMNDGPPSHETDARDGHPSTPSPEPQNNGDASHAHNLGAETFHPIPVPVEGDAVMIAMVNALNQAGSMLHQQHERIMALEAERQEARPQPVSRIQQRSEPTKKRGRRSPEPHVSRARARRDGGRAGTSPRRGHSPDNNELSPLRSDEEDLHCPLSRAIMEAPLPKGMEKPPNLAVYDGTTDPDDHVDNVNAMLDYRNDITGHLKCRLFSTTLRKGAMAWYKSLAPESITSWRVMRSMFTRHFTASRRHPKTEATLEAIVQKKNETLRSYIERFNQEAVEVDTTEHMKKYLLERGLLPGSELSRAVGIEPPRTLNELLHKAQAYIRYEEKQVAHNARSGRNAGETEHSKREDTSISRRNGDKRREERPRELREGRGPAGRYSEYTLLTAPRERILAECINSEFKQGRVRFPKPSAPKPHTDKSKYCRFHRSHGHVTEDCVHLKDAIEILIQEGHLKQYTRKNEAPRHDEPEKKRPREDTPPDNSPYQVALCVSRPEDFFLPEPLPEGKITALSPWENFPATLVISGGGTNGESAALSVKRKFDELLLTAPEQKATLTKYRGKSNPISFFLEELPGGSPNSGIPLLIRAKMAQFDVRRILVDQGSSVDIMYVHLFKTLKLDKTNLAPYVGSDLQGFNGATTRPWGYVELLVTFGEQETAREVKIQFLVVDCPSLYNCIFGRPTLAELTAVPSTVHLKMKYYTKLGRVVTIHGDIEAARRCYDAAVKGQAVVSTKSNCDNKKLKTEDPARGVNAIDLDCRIGLDETEEGRFPKERSLEHPVRPIPDGEFELIPLGDDPERTVKIGKGLPEETREELVACLKENSDLFAWNAAEMPGLDPEIACHKLALDRAAKPIAQRRRKQSPEKAEAAERAVKDLLEANFISEAQYTTWLSNVVLVKKNNGKWRMCVDYTDLNRACPKDAFPLPNIDLLVDNSAGFKLLSFMDAYSGYNQIPMSPADKKHTAFMTPTGNYYYNVMPFGLKNAGATYQRMMNKIFKDEIGDMLEVYMDDMIVKSHEEITHARHLAKVFEQARQCKMRFNPEKCTFGVRAGKFLGFYLTERGIEANPDKCRAFSEIPTPKTKKSIQSLNGVLVSLSRFIAKSAQHALPFFRLLRKEATFDWTDECEQALLHLKKVLSQPPVLSRPSEKETLYLYLSVATEAVSAVLIRETDEGQKPIYFTSKALQGPELRYQQIEKVALALINTARRLRYYFLAHTIKVRTDQPIKQLLGRPDMAGRMLKWSLELSEFDIQYESRKALKAQALADFVAEMTHCPTPAESAHKWTIFVDGASSTSGSGAGIILENEEGILIEALVTDNGTQFTDGGFQDFIASLGTTQHFTSVEHPQTNGQAEAANRVILRGLKRRLGEAKRAWVEELHSVLWAYRTTPHSTTGETPFRLTYGTEAVILVEIRAPTRRTEEPLDEEMNDETLRAELDLVEEIRSEAALRETTLKQKIALRHDAKVIKREFQVGTLVLRRNQKNPREGKLAANWEGPYRVRDKTSNGAYYLENLQGEQLARPWNAEKLRQYYS from the exons ATGGCCGGAGAACAACATAGCGATCACAGCCGTCCCCTCGTCAACTACAATATGAACGACGGCCCGCCATCCCATGAAACGGACGCTCGGGACGGTCATCCATCCACCCCGTCTCCAGAGCCCCAAAACAACGGGGATGCCTCTCACGCCCACAATTTAGGGGCAGAGACATTTCATCCCATTCCCGTTCCCGTTGAAGGAGACGCCGTAATGATTGCCATGGTGAATGCCCTCAATCAGGCCGGTTCTATGCTCCACCAGCAGCACGAACGAATCATGGCCCTCGAAGCCGAACGACAAGAAGCCCGGCCCCAGCCGGTGAGTAGGATACAACAACGTTCGGAGCCAACGAAGAAGCGAGGACGTCGCTCTCCAGAACCCCACGTCAGCAGGGCACGCGCCCGTCGTGACGGTGGTCGAGCGGGAACATCACCAAGGCGCGGACACAGCCCCGACAACAACGAACTGTCTCCCTTAAGGAGCGACGAGGAAGATTTGCATTGCCCCCTATCTCGGGCAATAATGGAAGCCCCGCTCCCCAAAGGCATGGAGAAACCACCAAATCTAGCTGTGTACGACGGGACTACAGATCCCGACGATCACGTCGACAACGTCAACGCGATGCTCGACTACCGCAATGATATAACCGGGCACCTCAAATGCCGACTGTTCTCAACGACCCTCAGGAAAGGGGCCATGGCTTGGTACAAAAGCTTGGCCCCTGAGTCCATTACGTCGTGGAGAGTCATGAGGTCCATGTTCACCAGGCACTTTACAGCTTCCCGTCGTCACCCCAAGACTGAGGCGACCCTTGAAGCCATAGtgcagaagaagaatgaaacACTGCGCTCATACATCGAGCGATTCAACCAGGAAGCTGTCGAGGTAGATACCACCGAGCACATGAAGAAGTATCTCCTCGAGAGAGGTCTCTTGCCCGGCAGTGAACTTAGCAGAGCCGTAGGGATCGAGCCTCCCCGCACCTTAAACGAGCTCCTGCATAAAGCCCAGGCCTACATCAGATACGAGGAAAAGCAGGTGGCACACAATGCCCGCAGCGGACGTAACGCTGGGGAAACCGAGCACTCAAAACGCGAGGACACGAGCATTTCCCGTCGCAACGGAGACAAACGAAGAGAAGAAAGACCTCGCGAGCTCCGGGAAGGAAGAGGCCCCGCGGGCAGATATAGCGAGTACACCTTACTGACAGCTCCTCGGGAGCGCATCCTCGCAGAATGTATCAACTCTGAATTTAAGCAGGGCAGGGTCAGGTTCCCAAAACCGTCTGCACCAAAGCCCCACACCGACAAATCAAAGTACTGCCGGTTCCACAGAAGTCACGGGCACGTGACCGAAGACTGCGTCCACCTGAAGGATGCGATAGAAATTTTAATCCAAGAGGGGCACCTGAAGCAGTATACGAGGAAGAACGAAGCTCCCAGACACGACGAGCCAGAGAAGAAGAGACCCCGGGAAGACACACCCCCTGACAACTCTCCCTATCAAGTGGCCCTCTGCGTGTCACGACCGGAAGATTTCTTCCTCCCCGAACCATTGCCCGAGGGCAAGATCACTGCACTCAGCCCCTGGGAAAACTTCCCTGCCACACTGGTGATATCAGGAGGAGGAACTAACGGGGAATCCGCGGCCCTCTCCGTCAAACGTAAGTTCGACGAACTCCTACTGACTGCCCCCGAGCAGAAAGCGACATTGACAAAATACCGGGGAAAATCCAACCCAATATCCTTCTTCCTGGAGGAACTCCCGGGCGGATCCCCGAACTCAGGCATCCCACTATTGATAAGGGCAAAGATGGCCCAATTCGACGTACGACGCATCCTGGTCGACCAAGGCAGCTCAGTGGATATCATGTACGTCCACCTCTTCAAGACTCTGAAGCTAGACAAGACCAACTTAGCCCCCTACGTCGGATCAGATCTCCAAGGATTCAACGGAGCAACAACCAGACCGTGGGGATATGTTGAGCTCCTCGTCACCTTCGGCGAACAAGAAACGGCCAGGGAAGTCAAAATCCAATTCCTGGTCGTAGACTGTCCGTCTCTCTACAATTGCATCTTTGGACGCCCGACACTGGCCGAACTCACCGCGGTCCCATCCACCGTCCACCTGAAGATGAAATACTACACCAAATTGGGACGTGTGGTCACCATCCATGGTGACATCGAAGCAGCCCGGCGATGCTACGACGCCGCAGTAAAAGGACAGGCCGTAGTCAGCACGAAGAGCAACTGCGACAACAAAAAACTCAAGACCGAGGATCCTGCCCGAGGAGTCAACGCCATCGACCTCGACTGTCGCATCGGGCTGGACGAGACCGAAGAGGGGAGGTTCCCCAAGGAACGCTCTCTCGAACACCCGGTCCGACCAATCCCCGACGGGGAGTTCGAACTCATTCCTCTTGGGGACGATCCGGAAAGGACGGTGAAGATAGGTAAGGGACTACCCGAGGAAACAAGAGAAGAGCTAGTAGCATGCCTCAAAGAGAACTCCGACCTCTTCGCGTGGAATGCCGCAGAAATGCCCGGGCTGGACCCCGAGATCGCGTGTCATAAGCTAGCTTTAGACCGGGCAGCCAAGCCCATAGCACAGCGTAGACGCAAGCAATCGCCCGAAAAGGCAGAGGCTGCCGAGCGGGCTGTAAAAGACCTCTTAGAGGCAAACTTTATTTCTGAAGCCCAGTACACAACCTGGCTCTCTAATGTAGTCCTCgttaagaaaaataatggaaaatggcgtatgtgtgttgattatactgATCTTAATAGGGCTTGCCCGAAAGATGCTTTCCCCCTCCCTAATATAGACTTGCTCGTTGACAACTCTGCAGGTTTTAAACTCTTGTCCTTCATGGACGCATATAGTGGATACAACCAGATCCCTATGTCGCCCGCAGACAAGAAACACACAGCGTTCATGACCCCAACGGGCAATTACTATTACAACGTGATGCCGTTCGGGCTCAAGAACGCTGGCGCTACATACCAACGCATGATGAACAAAATCTTCAAGGACGAAATAGGGGACATGCTCGAAGTGTACATGGACGACATGATCGTCAAATCACACGAGGAGATAACCCATGCTCGACACCTTGCGAAGGTATTCGAGCAGGCGAGACAGTGTAAAATGAGGTTCAACCCCGAAAAATGCACGTTCGGAGTCCGGGCAGGCAAGTTCCTCGGTTTCTATCTCACCGAAAGAGGAATCGAGGCCAACCCCGACAAATGCCGGGCATTCTCGGAAATTCCGACCCCGAAAACCAAAAAATCGATCCAGTCACTCAATGGAGTGCTCGTCTCACTCTCCCGTTTCATCGCCAAGTCCGCCCAGCACGCATTGCCATTCTTCAGACTCCTTCGCAAAGAGGCCACCTTCGACTGGACCGATGAATGCGAGCAAGCGCTACTCCATCTAAAGAAGGTTCTGTCCCAACCCCCGGTCTTATCACGGCCATCAGAAAAGGAAACTCTATACTTATACCTATCCGTGGCAACCGAGGCCGTCAGCGCCGTTCTAATAAGAGAAACCGACGAAGGACAAAAGCCCATCTATTTTACGAGTAAAGCACTCCAAGGTCCCGAGCTCCGATATCAGCAAATCGAAAAGGTCGCCCTGGCCCTCATCAACACAGCGAGGAGACTACGATATTACTTCCTCGCACACACGATAAAGGTGAGGACCGACCAGCCAATCAAACAACTGCTCGGGCGCCCTGATATGGCCGGGAGGATGCTCAAGTGGTCACTAGAACTCTCCGAATTCGACATACAATACGAAAGTAGGAAAGCCTTGAAAGCTCAGGCACTGGCCGACTTCGTCGCGGAGATGACCCACTGCCCGACTCCAGCAGAAAGCGCCCACAAATGGACGATCTTCGTCGATGGCGCCTCTAGCACATCAGGCAGCGGGGCCGGGATCATCCTCGAAAATGAGGAAGGGATCCTGATAGAG GCACTTGTCACAGACAACGGGACACAATTCACGGACGGAGGATTCCAGGACTTCATCGCCAGCCTGGGCACCACACAGCATTTCACGTCTGTCGAGCATCCGCAGACGAACGGGCAAGCAGAGGCGGCCAATAGGGTAATCTTACGTGGCCTCAAACGCAGACTCGGTGAGGCAAAGAGGGCATGGGTCGAAGAGCTACATAGCGTGCTATGGGCCTACCGCACGACTCCACATTCTACCACCGGGGAAACCCCGTTCCGACTAACTTACGGCACCGAGGCAGTCATCCTGGTGGAGATACGGGCGCCAACGAGGAGGACGGAGGAGCCCCTAGACGAGGAAATGAACGATGAAACCCTTAGAGCCGAGCTCGACCTAGTCGAGGAGATACGTTCCGAAGCAGCTCTCAGGGAAACAACCCTCAAACAAAAAATAGCACTACGCCATGACGCGAAAGTCATAAAAAGAGAGTTCCAGGTCGGCACCCTGGTCCTCAGAAGAAACCAGAAAAACCCGAGAGAGGGCAAACTGGCGGCCAACTGGGAAGGCCCTTACCGCGTCCGCGACAAAACGAGCAACGGGGCCTATTACCTGGAAAACCTACAAGGAGAACAACTCGCTCGACCATGGAACGCAGAAAAACTTAGACAATATTACAGCTAA
- the LOC127074209 gene encoding deSI-like protein At4g17486, which translates to MPSLRRNGSLERVRESEKKSNAMVYLNVYDLTPANNYLYMFGVGVFHSGVEVHGMEYGFGAHEYSTSGVFEVEPRSCPGFIFRRSVLLGSTDMSYSQFRSFIERLSTKYHGDTYHLIAKNCNHFTDEVCQELTGKPIPAWVNRLARVGSFCNCLLPESLQVEAVRHQPDLLAHSDEEETESEEHSASDDSEEEDSNHHLLEPQSGVVSFIKEKPEAPE; encoded by the exons ATGCCGTCTTTGCGAAGGAATGGTAGCTTGGAAAGGGTGCGAGAGAGCGAGAAAAAGAGTAATGCTATGGTGTACCTTAATGTGTATGATCTTACGCCTGCAAATAATTATCTTTACATGTTTGGCGTCGGGGTCTTTCATTCTGGTGTAGAAG TGCATGGCATGGAATATGGGTTTGGAGCTCATGAGTACTCGACGAGTGGAGTATTTGAGGTGGAACCTAGAAGTTGTCCTGGCTTTATCTTCCGACGTTCAGTATTGTTAGGCAGCACTGATATGTCCTATTCACAATTCCGTTCTTTCATCGAGCGCCTATCCACTAAATATCACGGAGACACATACCATCTGATTGCTAAGAATTGCAACCATTTTACAGATGAAGTTTGCCAAGAGTTAACCGGAAAGCCTATCCCTGCATGGGTAAATCGGTTGGCCCGTGTTG GTTCTTTTTGCAATTGTCTTCTGCCAGAAAGCCTTCAGGTCGAGGCTGTCAGACATCAACCCGATCTTCTTGCACATTCCG ATGAAGAGGAAACAGAATCTGAAGAGCATTCTGCGTCAGATGATAGTGAAGAGGAAGATTCGAATCACCATTTGCTAGAACCACAGAGTGGTGTTGTCTCATTTATAAAGGAAAAACCAGAGGCTCCCGAATGA